GACCCGCTCCGGGGGGAGATCCAGCAGATCCACGGCGGTCAGGTACGCCTCCTCGTCGGGCTTGTAGCGCCCGGCGAGTTCGGCCGAGAGGATCAGGTCCCACGGTATCCCGGCGCGCTTCGCCATGTTCGCGAGCAGCCGCACGTGGCCGTTGGAGAGCGGCGCGATGAGGTACCGCGTCCGAAGCCGCCTGAGACCGGGGACGGCGTCCGGCCACGGATCGAGGCGGTGCCAGACGCGGGTGAGGTAGTCCACCTCGTCCTCCGCGAGGCCGTCCACGCCCAAGCGGTCGAGGAGCGTCTCCAGCGAATCGCGGTGGAGGGCGTCGAGGTTCCGCCAGGGGATCTCGCCGCGCCGCACGCGGTCCATCGAGGGCTGATACGCCTCGCGCCAGGCGTCGGCGAACGCGGCCCAGTCAACGTCGAGGTCGTGCTCCTCGCCGAGTCGCTCGCCGTCGCGGATGACCCCGCTGCGCCAGTCCACCACCGTCCCGAAGACGTCGAAGAGGAGGGCGTCCGCGTCCGGTACCGTCATCGGCTCCCCCCGCGCTCGGTCGCGTGCGTTCCGCCTCTCTCCGAGGTCGCGCCGCTCTCGTCCGCGTCGTCCATACCGACTCGCGGTGGCACAGGGTATTCACTCTTCGGTCGCTCGCGACGCTCGCCGGGCGGTTACTCCGCGGTTAACGCGGCGTCGCCTCGACCCGACGGTGACGAACGGATCCCTATTCCGCCGGACGGGGATCGGCGGGGAGCGTCCGCCGCATGCACCGAACCGACGCCATCGAGTCGTCGGAGAACGTCGACGTCTCCCGGATCGCGCGGGGGACCGTCGCCGGGTCGCAGTCGTCGAAGCCGATCCGCGAGAAGTACTCGGGGTCGCGCGTTCGGAGGTACACCGCGGTCGCGCCCGCCCGCTCGACCCGCCTGAACAGCTCCGTGCAGATCCCCCGGCGATACCCCTTGCCCCGGACCGCCTCCTCGACGACGATCGGACGGAAGAGCGCGTCCCGCCCGTACCGCTCGTATCCGCCGACGCCGACGTAGTCGCCCTCGTCGACGCCGATGCAGAAGACCGGGCGATACTCCCGGATCCCGGTCGTCGGATACCCGTTCGCTTCGAGGAGCGCCTCGATGTACAGCGCGTCGGCCTCGGTCGCCTCGATGATGCGCATTATGTTCTCTTCTTGCAAGATGAAATAATAGCTATGGCGTCGTTTCGTTCGGTTAAGCGGAACCATATCGGTCCGCACGTCGGGTCGGTGGCCGAGGTCGGCGACCCGGCGAGCGTTTCAACCCGCTCGCCCCCCGACGGGGGAATCGTCGGGGGCGATCGCGAGGACGTGGAACGCGAGGCACGTCGCGAGGAGTCCCGCGAGCGCGCCGAACACGACCCGCCAGCCGGCGGCGGTCGCGATCGTCCCGACGACCGCGCTCCCGAGCGCGCCGACGAGGAGGTAGACCGTCCGGACGAGACCGAACCCCGTCCCCCGCTCGTCGGCCGAGAGGTGATCGAGGATCCGCGACTGCACGGGGGTGGCCCACGTCCGCGAGAACCCCGCCAGACAGACCGCGCCGACGACGGCCGTCGCCGCGAGCCGGTAGCTCAACAGGCCGAAA
The window above is part of the Halomarina pelagica genome. Proteins encoded here:
- a CDS encoding haloacid dehalogenase type II, whose product is MTVPDADALLFDVFGTVVDWRSGVIRDGERLGEEHDLDVDWAAFADAWREAYQPSMDRVRRGEIPWRNLDALHRDSLETLLDRLGVDGLAEDEVDYLTRVWHRLDPWPDAVPGLRRLRTRYLIAPLSNGHVRLLANMAKRAGIPWDLILSAELAGRYKPDEEAYLTAVDLLDLPPERVVMVAAHETDLDAGREAGLRTAYVHRPLEWGPHRADDVDRPDDGEYDVVADDVEDLAGKLGT
- a CDS encoding GNAT family N-acetyltransferase, whose translation is MRIIEATEADALYIEALLEANGYPTTGIREYRPVFCIGVDEGDYVGVGGYERYGRDALFRPIVVEEAVRGKGYRRGICTELFRRVERAGATAVYLRTRDPEYFSRIGFDDCDPATVPRAIRETSTFSDDSMASVRCMRRTLPADPRPAE